One Streptomyces formicae genomic window, CACGCCACCCTCGCCGTCCCCGTTCCCCTGGCCGCCTGCGCCCGGCGCGCTGCCGTTGCCGTTCCCCGTGGTGCGCGAGACCGCAGCGGTGATGCGCCCGAGCAGCGCGGTGGCCCGCCCCGTGGCCTGGGCCCGCTCGCCCCGCCCCGCGGGCGGTACGACGAGCGTCACCTGCTCGCCGTAGACACCGCGCAGTTCGGCGGCGAGCCGGTGGGCGAGGGCGTTGTCCCCGCCGCACACGATCATGTGACCGGTGGCGGGGGACGGCTGGCGCTGTGGGGGAAGCGATGATGCGTACGACACACGGAGAAGAGTGCCTCAACGCGCCGCGCGGTTCCCCGCGGCGCACGGGTGCGTACCTGTCAACGCCTCGTACCGCTGCCCGAATTGGTCCCCTTATCGATGCCGATGGGGTGCTCTGACACGCCTCGGAACAAGGGTTCCACAACCACGTACATACCGGCGGACAAGCCGACTCGGCGAGGCTCGGGAGCCAGGACGTCAGGTCCGGCCGGTTCGCGGAGCGGACGGCCCCGGCGCTGCGAGGAGGCGGTCCCATGCATCTGGTCGAGCTGCTCGCGGCGCGGTCTAGGCCCGCGGCCGCCCTCCTGATGACGCTCACCCGGCGGTGCCCGCTCTCCTGCGCGCACTGCTCCACCGCGTCCACGGCGGACGCCGAACAGCTCGACGCGGCGCTCCTCACCGGCTTCGCCGCGACCTTCACCCCCGATGACCGGCCGGACTTCCTGCTCCTGACCGGCGGCGAGCCGCTGCTCAGGCCGCGCCTGGTCCAGGACCTCGCGCGCCTGGCCCGCGCCGCGGGCACCCGCACCCAGCTCCTGACCGGCATGTTCTTCGCCCGCGATGCCCGGCGCGGTGGCATCGCGCCCGGCATCGCGGCCGCTCTCGCCGCCGTCGACCACGTGGCGGCGAGCCTCGACGTCTTCCACGAGGCCCAGGTGCCGCGCGCCCGGATCCTCGGCGTGCTGCGCGACCTGCTCGACGCGGGCAAGGACGTGAGCGTGCAGGTCACCGGCCTCGGCCCGGACGACCCGTATCTCGCCGACGTCACCGACGACGTCCGCCGTACCTTCGACGACCGGGTGCCGGTCCTGGTGGCCGGGGTGCGGGCGGCGGGCCGGGCCGCGCAGTGGCTGTCCGCGAGCCGCGTCGCCGACGCGCCCCCGGCGGCGGGGCGGGGACGAATCGCCGCCGCACCGTGCGCGATGGCCGCCTGGCCCGTGGTCGCCTTCGACGGGACCGTGGTCGCCTGCTGCAACCAGAACGTCGTCGACGGCCGGGCGGGAAGCGCCCAGGGCGGCACGGGCGGCTTCCCCGGCCACCTCCGTCTCGGGCACGTCGCCGACGACGGCTGGCCCGCGGTGCGCCGGGCGCTCGTCGAGCGTCCGCTGCTGCGCGGCATCAGGGCGTTCGGCCCGCAGTACCTCGCCGACGCGCTCGCACCCGGCGCCGACTCCGGCCGCGGGTGCGCCGGTTACTGCGGAACGTGCGTGTCCGCCCTGGCCGCGCCGGGCGCTTCGGCCGCCGCCGACGCCTTCATGGCGCGCGCGGGCACCCGCGTGCTGGAGGGTGAGATCAACCGGCTCGTCCAGGAACGCGGCGCCGACGGCTTCCTCGCCCGGCACGCGGTCGCCGCCTACCGGGACCTCGCCGTCCTGGGCGCCCCGGCAGGTCGCGCGTGAGCGGCGCGGGCGCCCGGGTCGACGCCGCGCTCGGGCTGCTCATGCCGTCACTGCACGCCACCCTCGACCGGGTCTGGGAGGTGCCCGAACCCGATCGGATCTACCCGGAGTTCCTCGTCACGACCCACCACATCATCCGCGCCTCCGTCCCGCTGATGACCGTCGCGCGGGCCCGCTGCGCCGAGCTCGCCCGGCACGGGGCCGACCCGGTGGCCGAGGCGCTGATCCCCTACTGGGAGCACCACATCGCCGAGGAGAGGGGCCACGACACCTGGGTGTGCGAGGACCTCGCCGCCCTCGGCCACGACCCGGGCCGGGTCTGGCGGCGGATCCCGTCCGGCGCGGTGGCCAGGCTCTGCGGGGTCCCCTACCTCTGGATCGGACGGCAGCACCCCGTCTGCCTCCTCGGCTACCAGGCGGTCCTGGAGGGCAGCCCGCCACGGCCCGACGTCGCCGAGGTGCTCGGCGCCCGCACGGGCCACCCGCGCGCGGCCTTCCGCACCCTGGCACGGCACGCGGCGGCCGACGTCGGGCACGGCGCCGAACTGCTCGGCCTCCTCGACGAACTCCCCCTGGGGGAGCGCCTCTCGACGGCCGTGGTCCGCTCCGCGCTGCACACGGTGAGGTCGGTGGTGCGCGTCTTCGAGGAGCTCGTCCAGCCGTACGCCCCCGCGACGCCCCTCGGCAGCGAAGGAGCCCGGTGATGAACACCCGCAGCGAAGGAGCCCCGTGGTGACCGGGCCGCCCGCGATGGCGGCGGCGCTGCGGCACCGGCGCTTCCGCGTGCTCTTCGCCAGCCAGGTGGTCTCCAGCGTCGGCGACTGGCTGGACTACCTCGCGCTGATCGTGCTCGTCACCTACGTCTGGGACCAGGGCGCGGGCGCGCTCGCCGCGGTCAGCGTGGCCACCGCGGTGCCGCTGGTGCTGCTCGCCCCCGTCGCGGGCGCGGTCGCCGACCGCACGCGGGACCGCAAGGCCGTCCTGATCGGCTGCGACGTGGCGCGCGCCGCCCTCGTGCTCGGCTTCCTCGCCGCGCCGGGGCTGCCCGTGCTGCTCGCCCTCGTGGTGCTCAAGGTCTCCTTCTCGGCCCTGTTCAACCCGGCGTACCAGAGCACGCTGCGCTCGGTGGTGCCCGAGCGGGACATGCTCTCCGCGATGTCCCTGACCGTCTTCGCCAACCAGGCGGCGAAGGTCGCGGGCCCCGCGCTCAGCGGACTCGTCGTCGCCCTGTGGGGCGTACGCGCCGCGTTCGTGGCCGACGCGGCGACCTTCGTGGTGTCCGGACTGCTGCTCTGCGCGGTACGCCTGCCCAAGCGCTCCGCACGCGAGGAAGCGGCGGCGGACGGCGAGCCGGGCGCCGGGCACGAGGCGGAGGCCCCCGCGGCCAGGGGCAAGCTGTGGGCCGAGACCGTCGAGGGCGTCGCCTTCATCGCGCGCACGCCCGCGCTGATCGCCGTGATCGGCAGCATGGCGGCCACCCTCTTCCTGGTCCTCGCCTTCGACACGCTGTCGCCGCTCGCCATGCGTGAACTCGCCGTGGGCGAACAGGACCTGGGGTACGTGGTGGCGGCCGTCGGACTCGGCGCCGTGCTCGGCACGCTGGCCATCAGCCAGTGGGGCACGCGGGTGCGGCCCTTCGTCCTGCTCGGGGCGGCGCAGCTCGTGGTCGGCGCGCTCGTCGGAGTCATCGGGATCGGTCTCGCGGTGGGGGCGGGCGGACACGCGCTGCTCTGGACGGCCGTCGCGTTCGGCGTGGGCTTCGCCGCGGCCGGGATCATGGTCGTCTTCCCCTACGTGCTGCACAGGGAGACGCCGCAGGAGCTCATCGGCCGCGTGACGTCGACCGCGAACGCCTTCCCCGTGCTGCTCCAGCTCGCGGCGCCGCCGCTGGGCGCGCTGCTCGCGGGATGGTTCAGCGTCGGCTTCGTCTTCCGGACGGCGGGAGCGGTGCTCTGCGCCGTCGGCGTGGTGGTGTGGATCTACGGGAGGGGCGAGAAGGTGGCCGGTGACGTGAGCAAGGACCTCGAAGGGGCGCACGGCGACGCCGGGAGCACCGGGGAGCCGGGGCACGAGCGGGGAGGGGAGAGCGACCGGGGCGGACGGAACCTGGACCTGCTGCGCGGCGCGGGCTTCCCCGTCGACCAACTGCCCGACGGACAGCGCGAGGCACTGTCCTGCCTCAGCGACGAGGAGGTGGCGACCCTGATCGACGTGCAGTCCCGGATCCAGGCGCGCGCCCCCGAGGTGGAGGCGCACAGCATGGAGCCGATCATCGGCGGCGTGCTGTTCTGAGCAGCGGGACAGGGGGTGCCGAAGAGTCCTGAGACCGTCCGAGGGGGTGCCGCATGGCACGCGACCGTACCGCCCAGAGCCGCAAGACCGTCACCATCGTCTTCTGCGACATGGTCGGTTCGACCGCGCTCAGCGAACGCCTGGACGCCGAGGCGCTGCGCCACGTCATGCTGCGCTACTACGCCGTACTCAGCGACTGTCTGGAACGGCACGGCGGGACCGTGGAGAAGTACATCGGCGACGCCGTGATGGCCGTGTTCGGCATCCCCGTGGTCCGCGAGGACGACGCGCTGCGCGCCGCGCG contains:
- a CDS encoding radical SAM protein; the encoded protein is MHLVELLAARSRPAAALLMTLTRRCPLSCAHCSTASTADAEQLDAALLTGFAATFTPDDRPDFLLLTGGEPLLRPRLVQDLARLARAAGTRTQLLTGMFFARDARRGGIAPGIAAALAAVDHVAASLDVFHEAQVPRARILGVLRDLLDAGKDVSVQVTGLGPDDPYLADVTDDVRRTFDDRVPVLVAGVRAAGRAAQWLSASRVADAPPAAGRGRIAAAPCAMAAWPVVAFDGTVVACCNQNVVDGRAGSAQGGTGGFPGHLRLGHVADDGWPAVRRALVERPLLRGIRAFGPQYLADALAPGADSGRGCAGYCGTCVSALAAPGASAAADAFMARAGTRVLEGEINRLVQERGADGFLARHAVAAYRDLAVLGAPAGRA
- a CDS encoding MFS transporter — translated: MTGPPAMAAALRHRRFRVLFASQVVSSVGDWLDYLALIVLVTYVWDQGAGALAAVSVATAVPLVLLAPVAGAVADRTRDRKAVLIGCDVARAALVLGFLAAPGLPVLLALVVLKVSFSALFNPAYQSTLRSVVPERDMLSAMSLTVFANQAAKVAGPALSGLVVALWGVRAAFVADAATFVVSGLLLCAVRLPKRSAREEAAADGEPGAGHEAEAPAARGKLWAETVEGVAFIARTPALIAVIGSMAATLFLVLAFDTLSPLAMRELAVGEQDLGYVVAAVGLGAVLGTLAISQWGTRVRPFVLLGAAQLVVGALVGVIGIGLAVGAGGHALLWTAVAFGVGFAAAGIMVVFPYVLHRETPQELIGRVTSTANAFPVLLQLAAPPLGALLAGWFSVGFVFRTAGAVLCAVGVVVWIYGRGEKVAGDVSKDLEGAHGDAGSTGEPGHERGGESDRGGRNLDLLRGAGFPVDQLPDGQREALSCLSDEEVATLIDVQSRIQARAPEVEAHSMEPIIGGVLF
- a CDS encoding iron-containing redox enzyme family protein produces the protein MSGAGARVDAALGLLMPSLHATLDRVWEVPEPDRIYPEFLVTTHHIIRASVPLMTVARARCAELARHGADPVAEALIPYWEHHIAEERGHDTWVCEDLAALGHDPGRVWRRIPSGAVARLCGVPYLWIGRQHPVCLLGYQAVLEGSPPRPDVAEVLGARTGHPRAAFRTLARHAAADVGHGAELLGLLDELPLGERLSTAVVRSALHTVRSVVRVFEELVQPYAPATPLGSEGAR